In the genome of Drosophila pseudoobscura strain MV-25-SWS-2005 chromosome 3, UCI_Dpse_MV25, whole genome shotgun sequence, one region contains:
- the LOC4804916 gene encoding zinc finger protein Gfi-1b isoform X2, which translates to METYVEVEKWQEFVMHYRNMHSALELDAEHRGMDLDANSSIKAEFLDEDYQDDDATDEEGEKDDEKEHLKHLDNLKDVLPQDNEVQDGTKIQLEIEAVTSQTVSSLYESDSETSQTEYVETDLEADSNRSAEKEDEKTALATPIYKFHPSFFRRDPRTLTLIKLYKEHPCLWNPENSHFKDPNACKEAYRKMICDLEAKAAMFLNEISLKASIKKIHLQYNTVHKRMLCGTQKSQSVAFTHYTLCSFLQDCGDQKDLYKNEKIRLDFTKKNKLTTELIELYGNFPQLYDPTHSEFSSMNSRKQAYESLAVEITVPNVDINSDDIFRAIQNIRQWYYKSSKHGINAGNEAEQFYLKVCRFLPPKMFKQRLVCEICHIVTSSDHVLQSHIFKAHNIGELPFKCTLCDRSFVGRGELANHKQRVHIGKTHQCGHCERSFAVKSDLQLHIRTHTGQKPFVCELCGKAFRLKSQMNLHVTAIHTKVRAFKCTMCPKDFLKKVDLSDHIKSHLNIRDKICTICGKGFTSCHSLIRHRQIHSEVKKFVCKLCDARFSQFVGLNSHMKRTHNIVRNNLQKATEIVETGIS; encoded by the exons ATGGAAACTT ACGTTGAGGTGGAAAAATGGCAGGAATTTGTGATGCACTATCGCAATATGCACAGCGCTTTGGAATTGGATGCCGAACATAGGGGCATGGACTTGGACGCCAACTCCAGCATTAAAGCAGAATTTCTGGATGAAGATTACCAGGATGACGACGCAACCGACGAAGAAGGTGAAAAGGATGACGAAAAAGAGCATCTGAAGCATCTGGACAATCTAAAAGACGTGCTACCTCAAGATAATGAAGTTCAAGATGGCACAAAAATACAGTTGGAAATCGAGGCTGTCACTTCGCAGACAGTCTCCTCGCTATACGAGTCGGATTCAGAGACAAGTCAAACCGAGTATGTGGAAACGGACTTGGAAGCTGATTCAAATAGATCTGCAGAAAAAGAGGATGAAAAGACTGCGCTGGCTACTCCCATATACAAG TTTCACCCATCGTTCTTTCGCCGGGATCCTCGAACGCTAACGTTAATTAAGCTCTACAAGGAACATCCCTGCCTTTGGAACCCGGAAAATAGCCACTTTAAGGACCCCAATGCATGCAAGGAAGCCTATCGAAAGATGATATGTGATTTGGAGGCGAAGGCAGCGATGTTTTTAAATGAAATCTCGCTAAAAGCTTCCATAAAAAAGATTCATCTGCAATACAACACCGTTCACAAGCGAATGCTCTGTGGCACCCAGAAGTCCCAATCAGTGGCGTTCACCCATTACACACTCTGTAGCTTTTTACAAGACTGCGGGGATCAGAAGGACCTgtacaaaaacgaaaaaatacGG CTGGACTTCACCAAGAAAAATAAGCTTACTACAGAGCTAATAGAGCTATACGGGAACTTTCCGCAACTCTACGATCCCACCCACAGCGAGTTCTCCAGCATGAATTCCCGCAAGCAGGCCTATGAGAGTTTGGCTGTCGAAATAACGGTGCCGAATGTGGATATCAACAGCGATGATATCTTTCGGGCCATCCAAAACATACGACAATGGTACTACAAGAGCTCGAAACATGGTATCAACGCTGGCAATGAGGCAGAGCAGTTTTATTTGAAGGTCTGTCGGTTCCTGCCTCCGAAAATGTTCAAGCAGAGGTTGGTTTGTGAAATTTGCCATATAGTCACCTCATCCGATCACGTGCTCCAGTCGCACATCTTCAAGGCTCATAATATTGGCGAGCTGCCCTTTAAGTGCACTCTATGCGATCGGAGCTTCGTTGGACGGGGTGAACTAGCCAACCACAAGCAACGGGTTCACATTGGCAAGACGCACCAATGCGGCCATTGCGAAAGGAGTTTTGCCGTCAAGTCGGATTTGCAATTGCATATCCGTACGCATACTGGCCAGAAGCCTTTCGTCTGCGAGCTGTGTGGCAAGGCATTTCGACTGAAGTCGCAGATGAATCTCCATGTCACTGCAATTCACACGAAAGTAAGAGCCTTCAAGTGCACAATGTGTCCCAAGGATTTTTTGAAAAAAGTCGACTTGTCGGATCATATCAAGAGCCATTTGAATATCCGCGACAAAATTTGCACAATTTGCGGCAAAGGATTTACGAGCTGCCACTCGCTAATCCGCCACCGCCAAATACACTCCGAGGTAAAGAAATTTGTGTGCAAACTGTGCGATGCACGCTTTTCGCAGTTTGTGGGACTGAATTCTCACATGAAGCGCACCCATAATATCGTTCGAAACAATTTACAAAAGGCAACCGAAATCGTGGAGACTGGAATCAGCTAA
- the LOC4804916 gene encoding zinc finger protein Gfi-1b isoform X1 — METCGFIYVSRDYKTFLMRCSYCPIDVEVEKWQEFVMHYRNMHSALELDAEHRGMDLDANSSIKAEFLDEDYQDDDATDEEGEKDDEKEHLKHLDNLKDVLPQDNEVQDGTKIQLEIEAVTSQTVSSLYESDSETSQTEYVETDLEADSNRSAEKEDEKTALATPIYKFHPSFFRRDPRTLTLIKLYKEHPCLWNPENSHFKDPNACKEAYRKMICDLEAKAAMFLNEISLKASIKKIHLQYNTVHKRMLCGTQKSQSVAFTHYTLCSFLQDCGDQKDLYKNEKIRLDFTKKNKLTTELIELYGNFPQLYDPTHSEFSSMNSRKQAYESLAVEITVPNVDINSDDIFRAIQNIRQWYYKSSKHGINAGNEAEQFYLKVCRFLPPKMFKQRLVCEICHIVTSSDHVLQSHIFKAHNIGELPFKCTLCDRSFVGRGELANHKQRVHIGKTHQCGHCERSFAVKSDLQLHIRTHTGQKPFVCELCGKAFRLKSQMNLHVTAIHTKVRAFKCTMCPKDFLKKVDLSDHIKSHLNIRDKICTICGKGFTSCHSLIRHRQIHSEVKKFVCKLCDARFSQFVGLNSHMKRTHNIVRNNLQKATEIVETGIS; from the exons ATGGAAACTTGTGGGTTTATCTATGTGAGCCGAGACTACAAAACGTTTCTGATGCGATGCTCGTATTGCCCCATAGACGTTGAGGTGGAAAAATGGCAGGAATTTGTGATGCACTATCGCAATATGCACAGCGCTTTGGAATTGGATGCCGAACATAGGGGCATGGACTTGGACGCCAACTCCAGCATTAAAGCAGAATTTCTGGATGAAGATTACCAGGATGACGACGCAACCGACGAAGAAGGTGAAAAGGATGACGAAAAAGAGCATCTGAAGCATCTGGACAATCTAAAAGACGTGCTACCTCAAGATAATGAAGTTCAAGATGGCACAAAAATACAGTTGGAAATCGAGGCTGTCACTTCGCAGACAGTCTCCTCGCTATACGAGTCGGATTCAGAGACAAGTCAAACCGAGTATGTGGAAACGGACTTGGAAGCTGATTCAAATAGATCTGCAGAAAAAGAGGATGAAAAGACTGCGCTGGCTACTCCCATATACAAG TTTCACCCATCGTTCTTTCGCCGGGATCCTCGAACGCTAACGTTAATTAAGCTCTACAAGGAACATCCCTGCCTTTGGAACCCGGAAAATAGCCACTTTAAGGACCCCAATGCATGCAAGGAAGCCTATCGAAAGATGATATGTGATTTGGAGGCGAAGGCAGCGATGTTTTTAAATGAAATCTCGCTAAAAGCTTCCATAAAAAAGATTCATCTGCAATACAACACCGTTCACAAGCGAATGCTCTGTGGCACCCAGAAGTCCCAATCAGTGGCGTTCACCCATTACACACTCTGTAGCTTTTTACAAGACTGCGGGGATCAGAAGGACCTgtacaaaaacgaaaaaatacGG CTGGACTTCACCAAGAAAAATAAGCTTACTACAGAGCTAATAGAGCTATACGGGAACTTTCCGCAACTCTACGATCCCACCCACAGCGAGTTCTCCAGCATGAATTCCCGCAAGCAGGCCTATGAGAGTTTGGCTGTCGAAATAACGGTGCCGAATGTGGATATCAACAGCGATGATATCTTTCGGGCCATCCAAAACATACGACAATGGTACTACAAGAGCTCGAAACATGGTATCAACGCTGGCAATGAGGCAGAGCAGTTTTATTTGAAGGTCTGTCGGTTCCTGCCTCCGAAAATGTTCAAGCAGAGGTTGGTTTGTGAAATTTGCCATATAGTCACCTCATCCGATCACGTGCTCCAGTCGCACATCTTCAAGGCTCATAATATTGGCGAGCTGCCCTTTAAGTGCACTCTATGCGATCGGAGCTTCGTTGGACGGGGTGAACTAGCCAACCACAAGCAACGGGTTCACATTGGCAAGACGCACCAATGCGGCCATTGCGAAAGGAGTTTTGCCGTCAAGTCGGATTTGCAATTGCATATCCGTACGCATACTGGCCAGAAGCCTTTCGTCTGCGAGCTGTGTGGCAAGGCATTTCGACTGAAGTCGCAGATGAATCTCCATGTCACTGCAATTCACACGAAAGTAAGAGCCTTCAAGTGCACAATGTGTCCCAAGGATTTTTTGAAAAAAGTCGACTTGTCGGATCATATCAAGAGCCATTTGAATATCCGCGACAAAATTTGCACAATTTGCGGCAAAGGATTTACGAGCTGCCACTCGCTAATCCGCCACCGCCAAATACACTCCGAGGTAAAGAAATTTGTGTGCAAACTGTGCGATGCACGCTTTTCGCAGTTTGTGGGACTGAATTCTCACATGAAGCGCACCCATAATATCGTTCGAAACAATTTACAAAAGGCAACCGAAATCGTGGAGACTGGAATCAGCTAA
- the LOC4804918 gene encoding zinc finger protein 287: MEVCGSVLVSNNYQQFRLKCIYCTIESDLKDWEQFTIHVRNAHHFDDDENIDKNWNEQDSRMDSTIAYEVPQILDDGEPIEEVDDQSVLPYCILEDEEWPNDEADVSNMQYVQDIEYDNNNTEFTYEEMESSEMAQAPLDEIVYDGFSSIGSQKDDMFDDLDNFSYDEQEEAEGPKTLRLGRRPRTTRPGQVFKLKVTFIRRNPRVLHLIEAYKEHPCLWNPSDEYYENEEARSEAYHLMILRLDEKANVLFTEEELIKTIHQLHSQYTLAAQMAGEDKLIGLAARYFAKCEFLRSTPCTTLTDDEEDIQLDTIKLNFKVENEVTSSFIDTYANYPVLYNTSDPGFESVEQRTSAYKRMAVEFRPVVLANDTDVYIAIQKLRKWAYEAMRRIKAKELIKAVTPQELQYLQMCSFLPVKSDGHVWYCEHCGKRFHGDYNLLTHMFKQHNQGEPPFLCSQCPRRFERQHDMEKHILRAHCERKFQCKFCDKFFSVECDLKVHTKVHTGERPYVCDMCGKGFRLKLLLDHHINGFHLNIRPFKCNMCEKNFRKKFELTNHLKGHLNIRDKKCDKCDASFYDHSSLSRHRRFNHRSKLD, from the exons ATGGAGGTATGCGGCAGCGTTTTGGTTAGCAACAATTACCAGCAGTTTCGGTTGAAATGCATTTATTGCACAATTGAAAGCGACCTAAAAGATTGGGAGCAGTTCACAATTCATGTGAGAAATGCCCACCactttgatgatgatgaaaacATTGACAAAAATTGGAACGAGCAAGACTCAAGGATGGACTCCACAATCGCATATGAAGTCCCTCAGATCTTAGACGATGGGGAACCGATTGAAGAAGTAGATGACCAGAGTGTGTTGCCATACTGCATACTCGAAGACGAGGAATGGCCCAACGATGAGGCGGATGTGAGC AACATGCAATACGTCCAGGATATTGAATATGACAATAACAATACAGAATTCACGTATGAGGAAATGGAATCGTCTGAAATGGCGCAGGCCCCATTAGATGAAATTGTCTACGACGGTTTTTCGAGCATTGGTTCTCAAAAGGATGATATGTTTGATGACCTGGACAATTTCTCGTATGATGAACAAGAAGAAGCAGAGGGCCCAAAAACACTAAGACTTGGCCGTCGCCCCAGAACGACGCGACCCGGACAAGTTTTTAAA TTAAAGGTTACATTTATTCGACGCAATCCTCGCGTGTTACACCTAATTGAAGCCTACAAGGAGCATCCCTGCCTTTGGAATCCCTCGGACGAgtactacgaaaatgaggagGCACGATCGGAGGCATACCACCTGATGATACTGCGATTAGACGAAAAAGCCAATGTGCTCTTCACCGAAGAAGAGTTAATAAAAACCATCCATCAGTTGCACAGTCAATACACTCTTGCAGCCCAAATGGCTGGCGAGGATAAGCTCATTGGACTGGCGGCCCGATACTTTGCCAAATGTGAATTCCTCCGTTCCACTCCCTGTACAACGCTAACCGACGACGAGGAAGATATCCAACTGGATACAATTAAG CTCAACTTCAAAGTAGAGAACGAGGTAACCAGCTCTTTTATAGATACATACGCAAACTATCCAGTTCTCTACAATACCTCGGATCCCGGTTTTGAGTCGGTGGAGCAACGTACAAGTGCGTACAAAAGGATGGCCGTCGAATTTAGGCCAGTGGTTCTGGCCAACGATACGGATGTTTATATTGCGATCCAAAAACTGCGGAAATGGGCATACGAAGCCATGAGGCGTATTAAGGCGAAGGAACTAATTAAAGCCGTCACTCCACAAGAACTTCAATACCTGCAAATGTGCAGCTTTCTACCCGTCAAATCAGACGGCCACGTATGGTACTGTGAACACTGCGGCAAGCGATTCCACGGGGACTACAACCTCCTGACGCACATGTTCAAGCAACATAACCAGGGTGAACCGCCATTCCTCTGTTCCCAGTGCCCAAGACGCTTCGAAAGACAACACGACATGGAGAAGCACATTTTGCGAGCACACTGTGAACGTAAATTTCAATGCAAATTTTGCGATAAGTTTTTCTCCGTTGAGTGTGATCTAAAAGTGCACACGAAAGTTCATACCGGCGAGCGCCCATATGTGTGTGATATGTGTGGGAAGGGGTTCCGGCTTAAGCTACTGCTGGATCACCACATAAATGGTTTCCATTTGAATATACGGCCGTTTAAGTGTAATATGTGCGAAAAAAATTTCCGTAAGAAATTTGAACTGACGAATCACCTCAAGGGGCATTTAAATATCCGTGATAAGAAATGCGACAAATGCGACGCTTCCTTTTATGACCATTCTTCTCTGTCTAGGCATCGTAGATTTAATCATAGAAGTAAATTAGATTAG
- the az2 gene encoding zinc finger protein 782 isoform X2, translated as MVICGNILARSKYEHFVLSCGLCNDCDVEMDIERWKEFVLHIKRHREEDQASDSEFDACESSYNSPTETKQRGPVKDDEDCLAEGMIVDLPISSDEDEGDDEDSPSMPVACELEAARAHTTTDFSPVVKVNTYMTPFPRITQFIELYRDHPCLWDPSDASYKNKEKRTDAYESLMEKLKASANIHLTIYRLKKSIASLHSQYAAITRQKKIQKLTKVPLYYHAKYNFLAERGIVEEGDSDDDGGDGKIKLLFTEENLLTSLFIKLYSKFPHLYDPAHKNFSSLSERKNAYIEITDVLSSEVPLGVITHYDVYDSILSLRQWYSRKMKTLTEVQTVGLSTAEKDYIERCQNFMPTKTFRQKLQCHVCEKSFSTDHALQAHQFKDHKLGDGGWFKCPLCELNFERRCHLQQHNQRVHMSKTFTCHICSRSFAFASQLATHKRSHDEKHVDKPYICEFCGKSFRQKIQLSTHVTAVHTKIRAFKCTMCPKDFFTKRDLKDHVKAHLNIRDKVCDVCQKAFTNANALVKHRHIHREKTLQCTLCSTRFSERVSLGVHMRRTHKIIKNTLKGAETTNDSLLKHTFPQSHDISDK; from the exons ATGGTGATTTGTGGAAACATTCTAGCACGGAGCAAATACGAACATTTCGTTTTGAGTTGTGGGCTGTGCAATGACTGTGACGTGGAAATGGATATTGAGAGGTGGAAGGAGTTCGTCCTGCACATTAAACGGCATAGAGAAGAGGATCAAGCGAGTGATAGCGAGTTCGATGCTTGTGAGAGCAGTTACAACTCCCCAACAGAGACAAAGCAGCGTGGGCCTGTGAAGGATGATGAAGATTGTTTAGCCGAGGGGATGATTGTGGATCTTCCCATATCATCCGATGAAGACGAAGGCGATGATGAAGACTCCCCATCAATGCCGGTTGCATGCGAACTGGAAGCAGCACGAGCACATACAACAACAGACTTCTCGCCAGTAGTAAAAGTAAACACATACATGACTCCTTT TCCACGCATTACTCAATTCATCGAGCTCTATAGAGATCATCCGTGCCTTTGGGATCCTTCAGATGCGTCctataaaaacaaagaaaaacgtACCGATGCATACGAGTCCCTGATGGAGAAGTTGAAAGCGTCTGCCAACATTCATCTGACGATCTATAGACTGAAGAAGTCTATAGCCAGTCTGCACTCTCAATATGCAGCAATAACGCGgcaaaaaaagatacaaaaactGACCAAGGTCCCACTGTACTATCACGCAAAATACAACTTTTTGGCGGAGCGAGGAATTGTAGAGGAAGGTGACAGCGATGACGATGGAGGCGATGGCAAGATCAAG CTCTTGTTTACGGAAGAAAATCTGTTGACAAGTCTTTTTATTAAACTGTATTCCAAATTTCCGCACCTGTACGATCCGGCCCACAAGAACTTCTCGAGTCTGAGTGAGCGTAAAAATGCTTATATAGAAATTACAGATGTGCTCTCCTCAGAAGTTCCACTGGGAGTTATCACCCACTACGATGTCTACGACAGCATTCTAAGCCTACGCCAGTGGTATTCTCGAAAGATGAAGACTCTGACTGAAGTTCAGACTGTCGGCCTATCGACGGCTGAGAAAGACTACATTGAGAGGTGCCAGAACTTTATGCCGACGAAAACGTTCCGCCAGAAGTTACAATGCCATGTTTGCGAAAAAAGTTTCAGCACTGATCATGCGTTGCAGGCACATCAGTTCAAAGATCACAAACTAGGTGATGGTGGCTGGTTTAAATGCCCCTTGTGTGAGCTGAATTTCGAGAGACGGTGCCATCTGCAACAGCATAATCAGCGTGTTCACATGAGCAAAACATTCACCTGCCATATCTGCAGTCGAAGCTTCGCCTTTGCCAGCCAACTAGCCACTCACAAACGCTCTCATGATGAGAAACATGTGGACAAGCCGTATATCTGCGAATTTTGCGGAAAATCTTTTAGACAAAAGATTCAACTGAGCACGCATGTAACCGCCGTGCACACCAAAATTCGTGCATTCAAGTGCACAATGTGCCCCAAAGACTTTTTTACCAAGCGCGATCTCAAGGATCATGTTAAGGCGCACTTAAATATACGCGACAAGGTATGTGATGTCTGCCAGAAAGCCTTTACGAACGCCAACGCCCTGGTCAAGCATCGGCACATACACCGGGAGAAAACGCTTCAGTGCACACTCTGCAGCACCCGTTTCTCTGAGCGGGTTAGCTTGGGTGTACACATGAGGCGCACCCATAAGATTATTAAAAACACTTTGAAAGGAGCTGAGACTACCAACGACTCCCTACTTAAACATACATTCCCACAATCTCACGACATTTCagacaaataa
- the az2 gene encoding zinc finger protein 782 isoform X1: MVICGNILARSKYEHFVLSCGLCNDCDVEMDIERWKEFVLHIKRHREEDQASDSEFDACESSYNSPTETKQRGPVKDDEDCLAEGMIVDLPISSDEDEGDDEDSPSMPVACELEAARAHTTTDFSPVVKFNPTFYRRSPRITQFIELYRDHPCLWDPSDASYKNKEKRTDAYESLMEKLKASANIHLTIYRLKKSIASLHSQYAAITRQKKIQKLTKVPLYYHAKYNFLAERGIVEEGDSDDDGGDGKIKLLFTEENLLTSLFIKLYSKFPHLYDPAHKNFSSLSERKNAYIEITDVLSSEVPLGVITHYDVYDSILSLRQWYSRKMKTLTEVQTVGLSTAEKDYIERCQNFMPTKTFRQKLQCHVCEKSFSTDHALQAHQFKDHKLGDGGWFKCPLCELNFERRCHLQQHNQRVHMSKTFTCHICSRSFAFASQLATHKRSHDEKHVDKPYICEFCGKSFRQKIQLSTHVTAVHTKIRAFKCTMCPKDFFTKRDLKDHVKAHLNIRDKVCDVCQKAFTNANALVKHRHIHREKTLQCTLCSTRFSERVSLGVHMRRTHKIIKNTLKGAETTNDSLLKHTFPQSHDISDK, translated from the exons ATGGTGATTTGTGGAAACATTCTAGCACGGAGCAAATACGAACATTTCGTTTTGAGTTGTGGGCTGTGCAATGACTGTGACGTGGAAATGGATATTGAGAGGTGGAAGGAGTTCGTCCTGCACATTAAACGGCATAGAGAAGAGGATCAAGCGAGTGATAGCGAGTTCGATGCTTGTGAGAGCAGTTACAACTCCCCAACAGAGACAAAGCAGCGTGGGCCTGTGAAGGATGATGAAGATTGTTTAGCCGAGGGGATGATTGTGGATCTTCCCATATCATCCGATGAAGACGAAGGCGATGATGAAGACTCCCCATCAATGCCGGTTGCATGCGAACTGGAAGCAGCACGAGCACATACAACAACAGACTTCTCGCCAGTAGTAAAA tttaatcCAACTTTCTACCGACGCAGTCCACGCATTACTCAATTCATCGAGCTCTATAGAGATCATCCGTGCCTTTGGGATCCTTCAGATGCGTCctataaaaacaaagaaaaacgtACCGATGCATACGAGTCCCTGATGGAGAAGTTGAAAGCGTCTGCCAACATTCATCTGACGATCTATAGACTGAAGAAGTCTATAGCCAGTCTGCACTCTCAATATGCAGCAATAACGCGgcaaaaaaagatacaaaaactGACCAAGGTCCCACTGTACTATCACGCAAAATACAACTTTTTGGCGGAGCGAGGAATTGTAGAGGAAGGTGACAGCGATGACGATGGAGGCGATGGCAAGATCAAG CTCTTGTTTACGGAAGAAAATCTGTTGACAAGTCTTTTTATTAAACTGTATTCCAAATTTCCGCACCTGTACGATCCGGCCCACAAGAACTTCTCGAGTCTGAGTGAGCGTAAAAATGCTTATATAGAAATTACAGATGTGCTCTCCTCAGAAGTTCCACTGGGAGTTATCACCCACTACGATGTCTACGACAGCATTCTAAGCCTACGCCAGTGGTATTCTCGAAAGATGAAGACTCTGACTGAAGTTCAGACTGTCGGCCTATCGACGGCTGAGAAAGACTACATTGAGAGGTGCCAGAACTTTATGCCGACGAAAACGTTCCGCCAGAAGTTACAATGCCATGTTTGCGAAAAAAGTTTCAGCACTGATCATGCGTTGCAGGCACATCAGTTCAAAGATCACAAACTAGGTGATGGTGGCTGGTTTAAATGCCCCTTGTGTGAGCTGAATTTCGAGAGACGGTGCCATCTGCAACAGCATAATCAGCGTGTTCACATGAGCAAAACATTCACCTGCCATATCTGCAGTCGAAGCTTCGCCTTTGCCAGCCAACTAGCCACTCACAAACGCTCTCATGATGAGAAACATGTGGACAAGCCGTATATCTGCGAATTTTGCGGAAAATCTTTTAGACAAAAGATTCAACTGAGCACGCATGTAACCGCCGTGCACACCAAAATTCGTGCATTCAAGTGCACAATGTGCCCCAAAGACTTTTTTACCAAGCGCGATCTCAAGGATCATGTTAAGGCGCACTTAAATATACGCGACAAGGTATGTGATGTCTGCCAGAAAGCCTTTACGAACGCCAACGCCCTGGTCAAGCATCGGCACATACACCGGGAGAAAACGCTTCAGTGCACACTCTGCAGCACCCGTTTCTCTGAGCGGGTTAGCTTGGGTGTACACATGAGGCGCACCCATAAGATTATTAAAAACACTTTGAAAGGAGCTGAGACTACCAACGACTCCCTACTTAAACATACATTCCCACAATCTCACGACATTTCagacaaataa
- the az2 gene encoding zinc finger protein 484 isoform X3: MDIERWKEFVLHIKRHREEDQASDSEFDACESSYNSPTETKQRGPVKDDEDCLAEGMIVDLPISSDEDEGDDEDSPSMPVACELEAARAHTTTDFSPVVKFNPTFYRRSPRITQFIELYRDHPCLWDPSDASYKNKEKRTDAYESLMEKLKASANIHLTIYRLKKSIASLHSQYAAITRQKKIQKLTKVPLYYHAKYNFLAERGIVEEGDSDDDGGDGKIKLLFTEENLLTSLFIKLYSKFPHLYDPAHKNFSSLSERKNAYIEITDVLSSEVPLGVITHYDVYDSILSLRQWYSRKMKTLTEVQTVGLSTAEKDYIERCQNFMPTKTFRQKLQCHVCEKSFSTDHALQAHQFKDHKLGDGGWFKCPLCELNFERRCHLQQHNQRVHMSKTFTCHICSRSFAFASQLATHKRSHDEKHVDKPYICEFCGKSFRQKIQLSTHVTAVHTKIRAFKCTMCPKDFFTKRDLKDHVKAHLNIRDKVCDVCQKAFTNANALVKHRHIHREKTLQCTLCSTRFSERVSLGVHMRRTHKIIKNTLKGAETTNDSLLKHTFPQSHDISDK; the protein is encoded by the exons ATGGATATTGAGAGGTGGAAGGAGTTCGTCCTGCACATTAAACGGCATAGAGAAGAGGATCAAGCGAGTGATAGCGAGTTCGATGCTTGTGAGAGCAGTTACAACTCCCCAACAGAGACAAAGCAGCGTGGGCCTGTGAAGGATGATGAAGATTGTTTAGCCGAGGGGATGATTGTGGATCTTCCCATATCATCCGATGAAGACGAAGGCGATGATGAAGACTCCCCATCAATGCCGGTTGCATGCGAACTGGAAGCAGCACGAGCACATACAACAACAGACTTCTCGCCAGTAGTAAAA tttaatcCAACTTTCTACCGACGCAGTCCACGCATTACTCAATTCATCGAGCTCTATAGAGATCATCCGTGCCTTTGGGATCCTTCAGATGCGTCctataaaaacaaagaaaaacgtACCGATGCATACGAGTCCCTGATGGAGAAGTTGAAAGCGTCTGCCAACATTCATCTGACGATCTATAGACTGAAGAAGTCTATAGCCAGTCTGCACTCTCAATATGCAGCAATAACGCGgcaaaaaaagatacaaaaactGACCAAGGTCCCACTGTACTATCACGCAAAATACAACTTTTTGGCGGAGCGAGGAATTGTAGAGGAAGGTGACAGCGATGACGATGGAGGCGATGGCAAGATCAAG CTCTTGTTTACGGAAGAAAATCTGTTGACAAGTCTTTTTATTAAACTGTATTCCAAATTTCCGCACCTGTACGATCCGGCCCACAAGAACTTCTCGAGTCTGAGTGAGCGTAAAAATGCTTATATAGAAATTACAGATGTGCTCTCCTCAGAAGTTCCACTGGGAGTTATCACCCACTACGATGTCTACGACAGCATTCTAAGCCTACGCCAGTGGTATTCTCGAAAGATGAAGACTCTGACTGAAGTTCAGACTGTCGGCCTATCGACGGCTGAGAAAGACTACATTGAGAGGTGCCAGAACTTTATGCCGACGAAAACGTTCCGCCAGAAGTTACAATGCCATGTTTGCGAAAAAAGTTTCAGCACTGATCATGCGTTGCAGGCACATCAGTTCAAAGATCACAAACTAGGTGATGGTGGCTGGTTTAAATGCCCCTTGTGTGAGCTGAATTTCGAGAGACGGTGCCATCTGCAACAGCATAATCAGCGTGTTCACATGAGCAAAACATTCACCTGCCATATCTGCAGTCGAAGCTTCGCCTTTGCCAGCCAACTAGCCACTCACAAACGCTCTCATGATGAGAAACATGTGGACAAGCCGTATATCTGCGAATTTTGCGGAAAATCTTTTAGACAAAAGATTCAACTGAGCACGCATGTAACCGCCGTGCACACCAAAATTCGTGCATTCAAGTGCACAATGTGCCCCAAAGACTTTTTTACCAAGCGCGATCTCAAGGATCATGTTAAGGCGCACTTAAATATACGCGACAAGGTATGTGATGTCTGCCAGAAAGCCTTTACGAACGCCAACGCCCTGGTCAAGCATCGGCACATACACCGGGAGAAAACGCTTCAGTGCACACTCTGCAGCACCCGTTTCTCTGAGCGGGTTAGCTTGGGTGTACACATGAGGCGCACCCATAAGATTATTAAAAACACTTTGAAAGGAGCTGAGACTACCAACGACTCCCTACTTAAACATACATTCCCACAATCTCACGACATTTCagacaaataa